One part of the Actinotignum schaalii genome encodes these proteins:
- a CDS encoding acetolactate synthase large subunit, protein MAASEMNASAMSASAASRRDHPGEIREKMDGARAIVRTLAELGVDVVFGLPGGAILPTYDPMYDSDSPRHILVRHEQGGGHAAEGYSLATGRVGVVMATSGPGATNLVTPLLDANMDSVPLVAITGQVGAAAIGTDAFQEADIVGATMPMVKHSFLVTDADDIPARLAEAFYLAASGRPGPVLVDIAKSAQNQETEFVWPPRLDLPGYRPAGQPDSAAVREAARLIATAARPVLYVGGGAVRARVSREVTELSDLTGAPVVTTLPARGTVPDSHPHNLGMPGMHGTVPAVGALQRSDLIVALGARFDDRVTGALDGFAPKAKVIHLDIDPAEVSKNRSADVAIIGDLAQSVPALLAEVRAARAQYGEANLEPWWGYLNRLRETYPAGYTPTEDGLVSPQYVIERLGAVAGSEDTIWVTGVGQHQMWASQFLRFEHPHRWLSSGGAGTMGYGIPAGMGAKVGQPERTVWVIDGDGSFQMTNQELATCRLNNINIKVAVINNSSLGMVRQWQTLFYEGRYSFTDLETGNDTRRIPDFVKLAEAYDCAAWRVEKKDDVDTAIQRAMEINDRPVVIDFITSPDAEVWPMVAAGVSNDEIMYAKGLRPEVDENFA, encoded by the coding sequence ATGGCCGCATCCGAGATGAATGCATCCGCGATGAGCGCGTCGGCCGCGTCCCGCCGGGACCATCCCGGTGAGATCCGCGAAAAAATGGACGGCGCCCGCGCCATTGTCCGCACCTTAGCGGAACTCGGTGTTGATGTCGTCTTCGGGCTGCCCGGCGGAGCTATTTTGCCCACCTACGACCCGATGTACGATAGCGATTCTCCCCGCCATATCCTGGTGCGCCACGAACAGGGCGGCGGGCACGCCGCCGAAGGCTACTCGCTGGCAACGGGGCGTGTGGGCGTTGTGATGGCCACCTCCGGGCCCGGGGCTACCAACCTCGTGACCCCGCTGCTCGATGCCAATATGGATTCGGTCCCGCTGGTGGCTATCACCGGCCAGGTGGGGGCCGCGGCCATCGGAACCGATGCCTTCCAGGAAGCCGATATCGTGGGTGCCACCATGCCCATGGTCAAGCATTCTTTCCTCGTCACCGATGCCGATGATATTCCGGCCCGCCTGGCCGAAGCTTTTTACTTGGCGGCGAGCGGGCGCCCCGGCCCCGTCCTCGTGGATATCGCGAAATCCGCGCAGAACCAAGAAACAGAATTTGTGTGGCCCCCGCGCTTGGACCTGCCCGGATACCGCCCGGCCGGCCAGCCGGATTCCGCCGCGGTACGCGAAGCCGCCCGGCTTATTGCCACCGCCGCCCGCCCCGTGCTCTACGTGGGGGGAGGGGCGGTGCGTGCCCGGGTGTCCCGTGAGGTCACCGAGCTGAGTGACCTCACCGGTGCCCCGGTGGTCACCACCCTGCCGGCCCGCGGCACCGTACCCGATTCCCATCCCCATAACTTGGGGATGCCGGGAATGCACGGCACCGTTCCCGCGGTGGGAGCCCTCCAGCGTAGCGATCTCATCGTGGCGCTGGGCGCGCGTTTCGATGACCGCGTGACCGGGGCCCTCGACGGTTTCGCGCCGAAGGCGAAGGTTATCCACCTTGATATTGACCCGGCCGAAGTATCCAAGAACCGCAGCGCGGACGTGGCAATTATCGGGGATCTGGCGCAATCCGTTCCCGCCCTCCTCGCGGAGGTGCGCGCGGCCCGCGCCCAGTACGGAGAAGCGAATCTGGAACCCTGGTGGGGCTACCTCAACCGCCTGCGGGAAACCTACCCGGCCGGCTACACCCCCACGGAGGACGGCCTCGTCTCCCCGCAATACGTGATTGAGCGCCTGGGCGCCGTGGCCGGAAGTGAGGACACCATCTGGGTGACCGGGGTGGGCCAGCACCAAATGTGGGCCTCGCAATTCCTGCGTTTCGAGCATCCGCACCGCTGGCTCTCCTCTGGGGGAGCGGGCACCATGGGCTACGGCATCCCGGCCGGCATGGGCGCGAAAGTGGGCCAGCCCGAACGCACCGTGTGGGTGATTGACGGCGACGGCTCCTTCCAGATGACCAATCAGGAACTGGCCACCTGCCGCCTCAATAACATCAATATCAAAGTGGCTGTTATTAATAACTCCTCCCTGGGCATGGTGCGCCAGTGGCAGACCCTTTTCTACGAGGGGCGCTATTCCTTCACTGATCTAGAAACCGGGAATGACACCCGCCGTATCCCCGATTTCGTCAAACTTGCCGAGGCCTATGATTGCGCGGCCTGGCGCGTGGAGAAGAAGGACGACGTCGATACCGCCATCCAGCGCGCCATGGAGATCAATGACCGCCCCGTCGTTATCGACTTTATTACCTCACCGGATGCGGAAGTGTGGCCGATGGTTGCCGCCGGGGTATCCAATGATGAGATTATGTACGCCAAGGGGCTGCGCCCCGAAGTGGATGAGAACTTCGCGTGA
- the ilvN gene encoding acetolactate synthase small subunit, which yields MPQRHTLSVLVENKPGVLTRVAGLFARRAFNIHSLAVGETENPALSRITVVVDAAVQPLEQVAKQLNKLVNVIKIVELDSEEAVLRRLVLIKVGADDTTRSHVVQVVDLFRAHVVDMVPDAVTIEATGSDRKIGALLTALEPYGIREIVQSGTVALGRGAHSLSERVTADMAGDPGNFPEELARGRI from the coding sequence ATGCCGCAGCGCCACACGCTCTCCGTACTGGTGGAGAATAAACCCGGAGTGCTCACGCGGGTGGCCGGGCTCTTTGCCCGCCGCGCGTTCAATATTCATTCGCTCGCCGTGGGAGAAACGGAAAACCCGGCGCTCTCGCGTATCACCGTGGTGGTCGATGCCGCGGTGCAACCCCTCGAACAGGTGGCCAAACAGCTCAATAAGCTGGTGAACGTCATCAAAATCGTGGAATTGGACAGTGAAGAAGCGGTGCTGCGCCGCCTCGTCCTCATTAAAGTCGGCGCTGATGATACGACCCGCTCCCACGTGGTGCAGGTGGTGGATCTTTTCCGCGCCCACGTGGTGGATATGGTGCCGGATGCCGTCACCATTGAAGCCACCGGCTCCGACCGTAAGATCGGTGCCCTGCTCACCGCCCTGGAGCCCTACGGGATCCGGGAAATTGTGCAGTCGGGAACCGTGGCGCTCGGGCGCGGAGCGCATTCGCTTTCCGAACGCGTCACCGCAGATATGGCCGGAGACCCGGGCAACTTCCCGGAGGAGCTTGCCCGCGGGCGCATCTAA
- the ilvC gene encoding ketol-acid reductoisomerase, translating into MAEILHDADADLSLIQSKKVAIIGYGSQGHAHALNLRDSGVDVVVGLREGSSSVAKAQEQGLTVRSVADATKEADVVMILVPDQTQRGLWAAEIEPNLKADAAVFFAHGFNIHYGYIKPAAGHDVCMVAPKGPGHTVRRQYEDGRGVPVLVCAEQDASGQAWDVALSYAAAIGGTRAGAIKTTFKEETETDLFGEQTVLCGGVSQLITYGFETLVEAGYQPEMAYFEVCHELKLIVDLINEGGLTKQRWSCSDTAEYGDYVSGPRVITPDVKEHMKDVLADIQNGSFAKRFIDDQDAGAPEFKKLRAEHERHPLEATGREVRSMFAWNTDVDADYTDGQTAR; encoded by the coding sequence ATGGCAGAAATTCTCCATGATGCCGATGCCGATCTGTCCCTCATCCAGTCGAAGAAGGTTGCCATTATTGGCTACGGGTCGCAGGGGCACGCCCACGCGCTCAACCTGCGCGATTCCGGCGTGGACGTGGTGGTGGGCCTGCGCGAAGGCTCCAGCTCCGTGGCGAAAGCGCAGGAGCAGGGCCTGACGGTGCGCTCCGTGGCCGATGCCACCAAGGAAGCGGACGTCGTGATGATTCTGGTGCCGGACCAGACCCAGCGCGGGCTGTGGGCCGCGGAAATCGAACCGAATCTCAAGGCCGACGCCGCGGTGTTCTTCGCCCACGGTTTCAATATTCACTACGGCTATATCAAGCCGGCTGCCGGCCACGATGTGTGCATGGTGGCGCCGAAGGGTCCGGGGCACACGGTGCGTCGCCAGTACGAAGACGGCCGCGGGGTTCCGGTGCTCGTCTGCGCGGAACAGGATGCCTCCGGGCAGGCCTGGGACGTGGCGCTGTCCTACGCCGCGGCGATCGGCGGCACCCGCGCCGGCGCCATTAAGACCACTTTCAAGGAAGAGACCGAAACGGACCTCTTCGGCGAGCAGACCGTGCTGTGCGGCGGGGTTTCCCAGCTCATCACCTACGGTTTCGAGACCCTGGTGGAAGCCGGGTACCAGCCGGAAATGGCGTACTTCGAGGTGTGCCACGAACTCAAGCTCATCGTTGATCTCATTAACGAAGGCGGGCTGACCAAGCAGCGCTGGTCCTGCTCGGATACGGCCGAATACGGCGATTATGTGTCCGGCCCGCGCGTGATCACCCCGGATGTCAAGGAACATATGAAGGACGTGCTGGCCGATATTCAGAACGGTTCCTTCGCCAAGCGTTTCATTGACGACCAGGATGCCGGCGCCCCCGAATTCAAGAAGCTGCGCGCCGAACACGAGCGCCACCCGCTGGAGGCCACCGGGCGCGAGGTGCGTTCCATGTTCGCGTGGAATACCGACGTGGACGCCGACTACACCGACGGGCAGACGGCGCGCTAA
- a CDS encoding DsbA family protein — MRRRSAFAFLGVLAFGLAACTDTSDAPGVKPTVAATTDSTTAPSGPTASATPSATKEPAHLVPIQRGANVVTEKIPAPLDQWGGIPIGADGVAGSVNEGKPVVRVYSDYWCPWCNDLVRDHGEELIQMAKDGKITLVYHPNMRFEESPYSVKGEQAEVWFAVNAPDKYLDFHELLYKEGSIPVVKHVDRAQRQQPDPALIEEFATRVGLDSAQLESLRTTLAGDEYLPLLKQLREQFLADGMKYIPAVVIDEKLVSDPNNGNLDQFLAPLK; from the coding sequence ATGCGTCGTCGTTCCGCTTTCGCTTTCCTCGGGGTACTGGCCTTCGGCCTTGCTGCCTGCACCGATACTTCGGACGCACCGGGGGTGAAACCTACCGTGGCCGCTACCACAGATAGTACGACGGCGCCCAGCGGGCCCACCGCCAGCGCAACTCCGAGTGCAACTAAAGAACCCGCTCATTTAGTGCCCATCCAGCGCGGCGCCAATGTGGTGACGGAGAAAATCCCGGCGCCCCTCGATCAATGGGGCGGCATTCCCATCGGGGCTGACGGGGTAGCCGGAAGTGTCAATGAAGGCAAGCCGGTGGTGCGGGTGTACTCCGATTACTGGTGTCCCTGGTGCAATGACCTGGTGCGTGACCACGGCGAAGAACTCATCCAGATGGCCAAAGACGGGAAGATCACCCTGGTCTACCACCCGAATATGCGCTTCGAGGAATCGCCCTACAGCGTCAAGGGGGAGCAGGCCGAAGTGTGGTTCGCGGTCAATGCCCCGGATAAATACCTCGATTTCCACGAGCTGCTCTACAAAGAAGGCTCCATCCCGGTGGTCAAGCACGTGGATCGCGCCCAGCGCCAGCAGCCCGATCCGGCTCTGATTGAAGAATTTGCCACCCGGGTGGGCCTGGATAGCGCGCAGCTGGAGAGTTTGCGCACCACGCTGGCCGGTGATGAGTACCTCCCCCTCCTCAAGCAGCTGCGCGAACAATTCCTCGCGGACGGCATGAAGTACATTCCCGCCGTTGTTATTGACGAGAAACTGGTGAGCGACCCGAATAACGGCAACCTGGACCAATTCCTCGCGCCGCTAAAGTAG
- a CDS encoding ACT domain-containing protein codes for MKAIMTVTGVDRTGIIAAVSAELARLGVNIINVTQTLMDEYFTMILEVALPEGSSITQVQQAMAELGTAEALEIHVQADSIFRAMHRV; via the coding sequence ATGAAAGCCATCATGACTGTGACCGGAGTGGACCGCACCGGGATTATCGCGGCCGTCTCCGCTGAACTCGCCCGCCTCGGGGTGAATATTATCAACGTGACGCAAACCCTCATGGATGAATACTTCACCATGATCCTCGAAGTGGCACTCCCGGAGGGTAGCTCCATCACCCAGGTGCAGCAGGCCATGGCGGAGCTAGGCACCGCGGAAGCACTCGAAATCCACGTGCAGGCGGATTCTATTTTCCGCGCCATGCATCGCGTCTAG
- a CDS encoding PFL family protein has protein sequence MYASSEPTAQNILETLAMIREDRLDIRTVTMGISLLDCADSDGERARERARARIMERAARLVPVAQEIEAELGIPIINKRISVTPIAMVAAASGEKDLTPWAVMLDECAREIGVDFVGGFSALVEKGMTRADEALIDSIPAALAATSVVCSSVNIGTSRAGINMSAVARMGETICELAARTDKGSGAARLVVFANSVGDNPFMAGAFHGVEMPDCVVSVGVSGPGVITRAITAAEGASFDELAEEIKRSAFKITRMGELVGQLAAQRLGVPFGVVDLSLAPTPEVGDSVARALEAMGLERVGAHGTTAALALLNDAVKKGGLMACSHVGGLSGSFIPVSEDEGMIEAARLGAISLAKLEAMTAICSVGLDMIAVPGDTPAATIAGMIADEAAIGIMNSKTTAVRVIPATGLREGDTVEFGGLLGSAPVMPVSPYSSAAFIARGGTIPAPVHAFKN, from the coding sequence ATGTATGCCAGCAGTGAGCCCACTGCCCAGAACATTCTGGAAACCCTCGCGATGATTCGCGAGGACCGCCTCGATATCCGCACCGTCACCATGGGAATTTCCCTGCTGGACTGCGCGGATTCTGATGGCGAGCGCGCTCGCGAACGGGCCCGTGCCCGCATTATGGAGCGGGCCGCGCGTCTGGTGCCCGTGGCCCAGGAAATCGAAGCGGAACTGGGCATCCCCATTATTAATAAGCGCATTTCCGTGACCCCGATTGCTATGGTGGCCGCGGCAAGCGGGGAAAAAGACCTCACCCCGTGGGCGGTTATGCTCGATGAATGCGCCCGGGAGATCGGCGTGGATTTCGTGGGTGGGTTCTCCGCCCTGGTGGAAAAGGGCATGACGCGCGCGGATGAGGCGCTTATCGATTCGATTCCCGCCGCGCTGGCCGCCACGTCGGTGGTGTGCTCCTCCGTCAATATTGGGACGTCGCGGGCCGGAATTAATATGAGCGCGGTGGCGCGCATGGGGGAGACCATTTGCGAGCTCGCCGCGCGCACAGATAAGGGTTCCGGGGCTGCTCGGCTGGTCGTTTTTGCTAATTCGGTGGGCGATAACCCTTTCATGGCCGGAGCTTTCCACGGGGTGGAAATGCCCGATTGTGTGGTGTCTGTAGGGGTATCCGGGCCGGGCGTTATTACCCGCGCGATTACGGCGGCGGAGGGCGCCTCCTTCGATGAACTCGCGGAAGAAATCAAGCGCAGTGCTTTCAAGATCACCCGCATGGGGGAGCTGGTGGGGCAGCTTGCCGCCCAGCGCCTCGGGGTGCCCTTCGGGGTTGTTGATCTTTCTTTGGCTCCCACCCCGGAAGTGGGAGATTCGGTGGCGCGGGCCCTGGAAGCCATGGGCCTGGAACGCGTGGGCGCCCACGGCACCACCGCGGCCCTCGCCCTCCTCAATGACGCGGTGAAGAAGGGCGGGCTCATGGCCTGCTCGCACGTGGGCGGGCTCTCCGGTTCTTTCATCCCGGTTTCCGAGGACGAAGGCATGATCGAAGCCGCGCGGCTCGGCGCGATTAGCCTGGCCAAACTCGAAGCCATGACCGCGATTTGCTCGGTGGGCCTGGATATGATCGCGGTGCCCGGGGACACCCCCGCCGCTACCATCGCCGGCATGATCGCCGACGAAGCCGCCATTGGCATTATGAACTCCAAGACCACCGCCGTGCGAGTCATCCCCGCAACAGGATTGCGCGAAGGCGATACCGTGGAATTCGGCGGGCTGCTCGGCAGCGCGCCGGTCATGCCGGTCAGCCCCTATTCCAGCGCGGCCTTCATCGCCCGCGGGGGCACCATCCCGGCGCCGGTACACGCATTCAAGAATTAG
- a CDS encoding thiolase family protein, whose translation MAFDSTIVIVGGARIPTGKFRGYYANTPAHDLGAAAARAAAERAGIPMADVDDFVVGCVGQTGADAYISRRIALAAGARASSTALTVNRVCGSGVQALASGASALRSGDARIVMAGGAENMTRQPVMDFSRAGHLDGPEHVDGTFSLISDPFSGRPMGWTAERVAEKFGISRAEQDAFAAQSQARAQAAITSGAFDKEKVPFTIDAGKPTERVVVAEEYPRTGVTVETLSHLRPVFAAHGTVTAGNSSGINDGAAMLVLMREEDAIAAGADILGELVDVATVGVEPEYMGYAPRLAIEKVLERTGLSRADIGWVELNEAFASQAIAVIRDAELDPEIVNPLGGAIALGHPVGASGAIISLRALLNQRERGIEHSLVTLCIGGGQGIAAIIRAR comes from the coding sequence ATGGCGTTCGATTCAACTATCGTCATTGTCGGCGGTGCTCGCATCCCCACGGGGAAGTTCCGCGGCTACTACGCGAATACTCCCGCGCATGACTTGGGTGCGGCGGCGGCGCGCGCGGCTGCGGAACGAGCCGGTATTCCGATGGCGGATGTGGATGATTTCGTGGTGGGGTGCGTGGGTCAGACCGGCGCCGATGCCTATATTTCCCGGCGTATCGCGCTGGCTGCCGGGGCGCGTGCCTCCTCCACTGCCCTGACTGTCAATCGGGTGTGCGGCTCCGGGGTGCAGGCTTTGGCCAGCGGGGCGAGCGCCCTGCGCTCGGGGGACGCACGCATCGTCATGGCCGGCGGTGCGGAAAATATGACGCGCCAGCCGGTCATGGATTTTTCGCGGGCCGGTCACCTCGATGGACCCGAACACGTGGATGGCACTTTTTCGCTGATTTCTGATCCGTTCTCGGGTCGGCCGATGGGCTGGACCGCGGAGCGGGTGGCGGAAAAATTCGGTATTTCGCGCGCCGAGCAGGATGCTTTTGCGGCCCAATCCCAGGCCCGCGCCCAAGCCGCCATCACATCCGGGGCTTTCGATAAGGAAAAGGTCCCTTTCACGATTGATGCCGGGAAGCCAACTGAGCGCGTCGTCGTTGCTGAAGAGTATCCGCGCACGGGCGTGACCGTTGAAACACTCAGCCACCTGCGCCCCGTTTTTGCCGCGCACGGCACCGTGACGGCCGGTAATTCTTCTGGGATTAACGACGGCGCAGCCATGCTCGTCCTCATGCGGGAAGAGGATGCGATTGCGGCGGGTGCGGATATTCTGGGTGAGCTGGTGGATGTGGCGACCGTCGGCGTGGAACCGGAGTATATGGGTTATGCGCCGCGTTTGGCTATTGAGAAGGTGCTGGAACGCACCGGCTTGAGCCGGGCGGATATTGGTTGGGTGGAGCTCAATGAGGCTTTTGCCTCCCAGGCGATTGCGGTGATTCGCGATGCGGAGTTGGATCCGGAGATCGTTAATCCGCTGGGCGGGGCGATTGCGCTGGGTCACCCGGTGGGCGCCTCGGGAGCGATTATTTCGCTGCGTGCCCTCCTCAACCAGCGCGAACGCGGGATTGAGCATTCGCTTGTGACGCTGTGTATCGGCGGCGGGCAGGGCATCGCCGCGATTATTCGCGCCCGCTAG